The following coding sequences lie in one Rutidosis leptorrhynchoides isolate AG116_Rl617_1_P2 chromosome 6, CSIRO_AGI_Rlap_v1, whole genome shotgun sequence genomic window:
- the LOC139853621 gene encoding spermidine hydroxycinnamoyl transferase codes for MKVFNKTSCMVKPSEETWSGNLTLSELDQTSVLNHVPTLYFYKQPSEDWASVVRTLKSSLSSTLVHFYPLAGRLVNIDRGRLEINCNAIGVEFIEAYIDIKLSDLDTFLHSPVYPKIIPEIDHKLSIEEIPLLVLQVTRFVCGGFSLAVNISHVVVDGQSALHFISEWARVCRGELIESPPCLDRKVLRAGDPPRPSSMYEHEEFGPPPVLINQSSKSEREQETMVSMLTLTSTQVEKLRNEANRSHKSEMGHGFTRYEAIASHIWRTSSKARKHLSEQPTTLAICVDVRNRMMPPLPQKYFGNAIVNMFVTGYSGEILSNPLGYVASKIREVINKVDDKYVNSVIEYLKNQEDLSQFRDLEPTNDDEAPFYGNPNMGVISWLTLPIYGADFGWGKEIHMNPGTHDSDGGSLLLHGQNGDGSLVVALCLQVRHMEDFKKAFYQDIDMI; via the coding sequence ATGAAGGTTTTCAACAAGACTTCTTGCATGGTTAAACCATCTGAAGAAACATGGTCCGGTAACCTAACCTTATCGGAATTAGACCAAACCAGTGTCCTTAATCATGTCCCAACCTTGTACTTCTACAAACAACCCTCCGAAGATTGGGCCAGTGTAGTACGAACCCTTAAAAGTTCACTAAGTAGTACTCTTGTTCACTTCTATCCTTTAGCTGGCCGGCTAGTCAATATCGATAGAGGCCGTCTAGAGATCAATTGTAACGCTATCGGAGTTGAGTTCATAGAAGCTTACATTGACATAAAGCTTTCCGATTTAGATACTTTTTTACACTCTCcggtatatccaaaaattattccTGAAATAGATCACAAATTATCAATAGAGGAAATCCCATTACTAGTCTTGCAAGTCACAAGGTTTGTTTGTGGTGGTTTTAGTCTTGCTGTGAATATATCACATGTTGTTGTTGATGGCCAAAGCGCCCTACATTTTATCTCCGAATGGGCTAGGGTTTGTAGAGGAGAGTTAATTGAGTCACCACCTTGTCTTGATCGAAAAGTACTGCGAGCAGGTGATCCTCCTAGACCATCTTCCATGTATGAACATGAAGAATTTGGTCCACCTCCAGTTCTTATAAACCAATCTAGTAAAAGCGAGCGCGAACAAGAAACAATGGTTAGTATGTTGACATTAACGTCAACTCAAGTTGAGAAACTACGAAATGAAGCTAATAGAAGTCATAAAAGTGAAATGGGCCATGGTTTTACTAGGTATGAAGCCATTGCTTCCCACATATGGAGAACTTCGTCTAAAGCTCGTAAACATTTATCCGAACAACCAACTACATTAGCCATTTGTGTGGATGTTCGAAATAGAATGATGCCACCATTGCCACAAAAGTACTTTGGTAACGCTATTGTAAACATGTTTGTGACTGGATATTCGGGTGAGATACTTTCGAACCCTTTAGGATACGTTGCAAGTAAAATTCGTGAAGTGATTAATAAGGTGGACGATAAGTATGTGAATTCGGTGATAGAATATTTGAAGAATCAAGAAGACTTGTCCCAATTTCGCGACTTGGAACCAACGAATGATGATGAAGCGCCTTTTTATGGTAATCCGAATATGGGAGTGATAAGTTGGTTAACATTGCCAATTTATGGTGCTGATTTTGGATGGGGGAAGGAGATTCATATGAACCCAGGAACACATGACTCCGATGGTGGTTCTTTGCTTCTTCATGGTCAAAATGGAGATGGATCTTTGGTGGTTGCATTATGTTTGCAGGTTAGGCATATGGAGGATTTTAAAAAGGCGTTTTATCAAGATATTGATATGATATAA
- the LOC139853296 gene encoding GDSL esterase/lipase At1g09390-like — protein MASSNLVTFIFIVIIIYFTLPHSTRSLSCSSRPLIFNFGDSNSDTGGLVGGLGYTIDPPYGRTFFRKSSGRLSDGRLIIDFLCQSMKTRFLTPYMESLGSTFSNGANFAVVGSSTLPKYLPFALNVQVQQFLHFKSRSYELLSAGSQKMISDNGFQHALYIIDIGQNDLADAFAKKYSYAQVIKRIPLVLAEIKNAIKTIHDNGGRNFWVHNTGPLGCLPQKLWLVQPSASELDPHGCISTYNSAANFFNEGLRQLCTQLRSELKDSTVIYVDIYSIKYDLIANASKYGFSSPLTACCGFGGPPYNYNINITCSHDGAQACNQGSQFVSWDGIHYTEAANSIVATKILSQQFSTPRVPFDFFCH, from the exons ATGGCTTCTTCCAACTTAGTAACATTTATTTTCATAGTTATCATCATCTACTTTACTCTTCCTCACTCTACTCGATCTTTATCATGTAGCAGCAGACCACTCATTTTCAATTTCGGCGATTCCAACTCCGACACCGGCGGCCTCGTCGGCGGTCTCGGTTACACCATTGATCCACCCTACGGCCGTACTTTTTTCCGTAAATCCTCCGGTCGTCTCTCCGATGGTCGCCTCATCATTGATTTCCTCT GTCAAAGTATGAAGACAAGGTTTTTAACTCCATACATGGAGTCATTGGGTTCTACATTTTCAAATGGTGCTAACTTTGCTGTGGTGGGGTCCTCAACGCTCCCTAAGTATCTACCGTTTGCTTTAAACGTTCAGGTTCAGCAGTTCCTTCACTTCAAGTCCAGGTCATATGAGCTTCTTTCTGCTG GTTCGCAAAAGATGATCAGTGATAACGGGTTCCAACATGCACTTTATATTATTGACATTGGCCAAAATGACCTTGCTGATGCATTTGCCAAAAAGTATTCATATGCCCAAGTTATCAAAAGAATACCGCTCGTACTTGCAGAAATCAAGAATGCCATCAAG ACTATACACGATAATGGTGGCAGAAATTTTTGGGTTCACAATACTGGTCCACTAGGTTGTCTGCCTCAAAAACTATGGTTAGTTCAACCAAGTGCTAGTGAATTGGATCCACATGGTTGTATTTCAACCTATAACTCCGCTGCAAACTTTTTCAATGAGGGGCTTCGCCAATTGTGCACACAGTTGAGGTCAGAATTGAAAGATTCAACGGTCATATATGTTGATATTTACTCAATCAAGTATGACCTCATTGCCAACGCAAGCAAATATG GTTTCTCGAGTCCATTGACGGCATGTTGTGGCTTTGGAGGGCCCCCATATAACTACAACATTAATATCACATGTAGTCATGATGGCGCTCAAGCATGTAATCAAGGATCTCAATTTGTAAGTTGGGACGGAATACATTATACTGAAGCCGCTAATTCAATTGTGGCCACCAAAATACTTTCACAACAATTTTCCACACCTCGTGTGCCATTTGATTTCTTTTGTCACTAA